In Mesotoga infera, a single genomic region encodes these proteins:
- a CDS encoding GntR family transcriptional regulator, translating to MERYLLEELKSGKYSVGDKLPTEKELMNKFSASRETVRKALDRLAFKAAIVRRPGLGTFVSYGSDNHLVGILVQQITSYIFPYVVLGAEDHLFRNEYKMLLGNSAEDPVKERQILSEWIESGVKGLIIDPVYSATKRSNKDLVKSMARSGVKIVLVHSDWNIDHVSCNVLDDAYGGEKASEIFFEYGHQRVAVIYKSTHLPGVIRAKSFIDRCKQLGFSKIYEKSFNVSEFTGAPMQIVHELMSLPSQIRPTAVFCYNDATALQLHLVAKRLALNIPDDISVIGFDDGPIGDFREVLTTFAHPKEEVGRKSVEILLEMLNGAKPQRVVNKPELIERSSVAEAKEQSVNTEKLF from the coding sequence ATTGAACGTTACTTGCTCGAAGAACTCAAGTCCGGGAAATACTCCGTCGGGGATAAACTCCCCACAGAGAAGGAATTGATGAACAAGTTCAGTGCCAGCAGAGAGACAGTTCGAAAAGCGCTGGATCGCCTTGCCTTCAAAGCGGCGATTGTTAGAAGACCGGGCCTCGGAACGTTTGTCAGTTACGGAAGCGATAATCACTTAGTGGGGATTCTTGTTCAGCAGATTACCAGCTACATCTTTCCTTACGTTGTACTCGGTGCAGAAGACCACCTCTTCAGGAACGAATACAAAATGCTCTTGGGAAATTCTGCAGAAGATCCTGTGAAGGAAAGACAGATCCTTTCAGAGTGGATTGAATCAGGGGTGAAAGGGCTAATAATCGATCCCGTCTACAGCGCTACGAAAAGGTCGAACAAAGACCTTGTGAAATCCATGGCCAGATCCGGAGTAAAAATAGTTCTTGTTCATAGCGATTGGAACATAGACCATGTTAGCTGCAATGTACTTGATGACGCATATGGTGGAGAGAAGGCTTCAGAGATTTTTTTCGAGTATGGTCACCAGAGAGTGGCTGTAATATACAAATCGACTCACCTTCCCGGTGTTATTAGGGCGAAGAGCTTTATAGATCGCTGCAAGCAACTGGGATTCTCGAAGATTTACGAGAAGTCCTTCAATGTGTCGGAATTTACCGGTGCACCCATGCAAATAGTCCACGAACTCATGTCACTGCCATCCCAAATCCGGCCTACGGCTGTATTCTGCTACAACGATGCCACGGCCCTGCAATTGCATCTGGTAGCTAAGAGACTTGCCCTCAACATTCCCGATGACATCTCCGTAATCGGATTCGATGACGGTCCGATAGGTGACTTCAGAGAAGTCTTGACTACCTTTGCTCACCCCAAAGAAGAAGTCGGCAGAAAGTCCGTTGAGATCTTGCTCGAAATGCTTAACGGGGCGAAGCCCCAGAGAGTAGTTAATAAACCAGAACTCATTGAAAGAAGTTCCGTTGCCGAAGCTAAAGAGCAGTCAGTTAACACCGAAAAGTTGTTCTGA